The following DNA comes from Erigeron canadensis isolate Cc75 chromosome 3, C_canadensis_v1, whole genome shotgun sequence.
TTACTACTCAAGGACGACGTTGAAGAAGATGTAGGTTCACCATCGTGCAAAACACCAACCGGGTGTTTCACCGTTTACATTGGTGAGGAAAGACGTAGGTTCGTTATCCCAATGGGCTACTTGTCGCACCCTCTATTCAAGATGTTGCTAGAGAAGTCGTCAGAAGAGTTTGGTTTTGGTCAGAAGTATGGATTGGTGGTTCCATGTAGTGTCAATGCTTTCCAAGAGGTGGTAAGTGTCGTGGAATCATGTAATGGAAAATGTGATTTGAGTCATTTGGTTGAGGAATTTATTTAGATTATTTTGTGCACATATATAGAAGAGTAAATAATTGatttcaacatatatattgtattgtCCAAACCGAGTTTTGATACAAAACATAATGTATTTTCCTTGCCAATAATTCAAATTTATTGTGTTAAAGAACATTATATTATCCGGTTGTTCCGAATTATGGCGATTTTGAGATTGCCTAGATATATAACAATCATAGCCCCTGATTTGGCGGTGTTATTAGACGTACTTCCATGGATACAAAGGTTTCAGCGTCCATACACAAGCTAACTCAATAagcaaccatgtacaagaagaATACGTTAGTTATCCAGTGATTaatctcttttatttttgtatttatttcttGTTATGTCCATGAATGTTGCTTTGGACACACTAAGGAGTTTTCTATTTAAATGCACAGTTAGAAGTTAGAACTAGTTCTTCCTTCTAATAACATTCGAGATTTCTGATAGGATCTACATATTAGTGAGCTAGGTTCGATCAATATGTTATAAAAACTGTATAACTAAATCTAAAGATCAAGCTAAAGTTTCGTTAATTCTTTAATTTGACTCATCTATCTTTGTTTACTCTAACTTGCTAGTTGTTACCTTGAGTTTCCATGGCACTTAAAACTCACATATATGAGCCGAAAACGATTccatttacataattttttttataagtaacatacattttttaaaGCAAATGAAGCTAGCTCAACTGGCAGATGCATCCTTGGTTTTTTCCATAGGTCTTGGTTTCGACTCTTAAGGGTGACAAGTCTATGAGTTTTTTTTCTCTGAATCACCTGTAACGacttatggtctacatctcgtagtctagagtacgtgcaaAGCTTTACTGTTATACGGTGAGGTGTTTCCTGATGTCGAATATCGATTAACTgtcaaaaagttataaattatgaAACATAATTTTCTTGTATATGGCCAAAAGTTGAAGTTTAGACTTTAGTGtataatttttctttcttactTTGCGGGCTATCTACGATAGTACGATGGGCTACCTTTGATTGTCAGTGGGCTCAGGTTATTTGAAATCTCACCAATTTGTGTATCTCTGGTTTTATCCATAGATTACTGTAGTGTTTTTTACTTTCTTGCCACTTTTATCCATGTTAAAAAGAACATGTTGACAATAATATATAGGAAAAGAATAAAAGAGAGACTCCTAGAAGGAGGCTAATGTTGGGTTAAATTTTCTTAACCATGAGAAAAAACCCACCAAATAAGTCAAATTTAAATCAATGATATTTATTGACTTTTGCTGAAaagtattatatttaataagttTTAGGCAGccattttgaaaatttagatcaaatatatatatatatatgggaaagtgATTCGTAATACAGActatacctaagcttaggtaccgccactttaaaaaaagttacaaaattaaacttttaaatttgataaacatacatagtcacccctgaattttacataatcttccCCTGAATATTACATAACCCCCTGCTTTacttaagataggtactgcatgctttacctaacattttcctatatatatatagagggaaAATTTCAGCTCATGGTTACCAACTTACCATGCATCGGTCTTTAAAACTGAAGATCTCTTAAGATTGAACTGTTGGATCTTTTAGAGTTTTGGTCAGTGTGTTCTTTCTATCTGGGCTAACATTTTGAACGGCTGAATTTGTCTCAAGTGGTCTGAAAGTCAAGTTACAGTGGTTGAAACATATGGcaaaaaaaaatagttgatattattaatctttttgtctttgttttgttttcataCATTTTGATGCTTTATTCCAGTGTATGATGATTGTTGTATGCCTCTAATATATTTAGGGAAGGTCTGATTGTATTTCTCTACTATCGGCGATAGTGGATTTTAAGTGACTTATGGGTACCGTAGTTTTTACTTTCACTTTAATAGGTTTTTTCACGCTAAAAACTCTTGTTTTTGTGTGTGCATTTGTTTGTTGATTTTAACATTGTTAGGGGCTGAATTGATTACATTTAGTGTACcctatttattagttttttcaTAGGTTCAAATGAGTTGGGAAAGTACGGCCAAAAAAGAGGTTTTTTCGTCTTTGTGTTACTGTTGTGGTGCTTATTTTCTGTAACCAATCTAAATGATGATGTTTTGTTTTACTTACGTGATAAATACTCGTAGAACCGGCcgtttaaatgaaaaaaaaaaagttacttgaAAACCCTCCCACATTCAAGCAAAGCACTTTGGTAAAATGTAAACCGGTAAATGTAATGATCGTTGGGTTAAATGTAAATTGTAtatgtaaaatgtaaatgtGAATGATCGTTGGGCTCAGTTTGTTCCATTGGGCTCAACCCAAGAGTCCACCCATTGACAATCTCACATACAAACCGTCAGATCAAACTTAAGTAGTAACAAACCAACGGTTAGATCAAGACCAGAGAGCGCTccttaaaaaatttcaaaaacgcACAAAATCGTTTATCATCCCGCTGCTTTTTTCGCATCTCATTTTCATCCATCAAATCAAACTCTTTCAAAACACTCTCACAGATAGAAACAGACCAAAAACATTCCGATCCAAAGaaattcattaaattaaatttaaaatatgtcgGGTCGGCATGATAAAGGTGTGAATGTTCAGGTGCTACTGCGATGCAGGTACTTtccattcccccccccccccccccccccttcaatttgtttatttttattttttaaaattagatctggggtttatatgatttttataaaaaaaattgaagtaattaattaaatagttaaAATTGTTTTGATTGGTAGGCCGTTTAGTAACGAAGAAGTTAAGAACAATGCACCACAAGTGGTGACGTGTAATGAGTTTCAGAGGGAAGTTGCTGTTTCACAAGCTATTGCTGGCAAACAAATTGACCGGGTTTTCACTTTTGATAAGGTACCGGATTTAGGATTTCTTTGGTGTTTTCGTGTTTGCTAAAAAGGATGTAtgctttaaaatatttataagttttgttttgtgtGGAATAGGTTATTGTATGTATTTACTTTCAAGCTTATCTTAGCAGACTAGTAGTAGAGATAAGCAATTAAGCAGCATTTCAGAAAACTGcttatttattaattcttttaagCGGTTTCAAACAAGCTATTTAAGTTTTTCGTTTCATCTAGTTTTAGCTTTTTGTCAAAACAATATTGAAAGTAGACGATAAATATCTATTAAAGGACTCGCTGTAGAATGTAGGCTAGTAATGTTATCAAGAAAGGGAATCAATGTGTTTGTTTTGGACACTGTTATCggtttattgtttttatctaGGTTTTGACAGTAGATGCATTGGATTTCTTAGAAAAACAAGGAACTTTACTCGATGGTTTTTGGTTTATACTTTGTTACGCATGTTATGGTTATATAGGCAAGCAACCAATGATTATGATTGTGTGAATTTATGCAGGTTTTTGGCCCTACAGCTCAGCAAAAAGATTTATACGAGCAAGCTGTTATTCCGATCGTGAATGAAGTTTTAGAAGGATTTAATTGTACTATTTTTGCTTATGGGCAGACTGGAACTGGAAAAACTTATACCATGGAAGGAGAGTGTAAGAGGGCCAaggtattatatataaaacttttgatACTGCTTATGTATGTAATAATCCTTTTGTTAATGCTGTAAACTTGTTGATATCTCAGAGTGGCCCAAATGGAGAGTTGCCATCAGAAGCAGGTGTTATACCTAGATCGGTGAAACAAATATTTGACACATTGGAGGGTCAGAATGCCGAGTATAGTGTTAAAGTTACGTTTTTAGAGTTGTATAATGAAGAAATCACTGATTTACTTGCTCCTGAAGAAATATCAAAAATTGGCATTGAGGATAAGCAGAAAAAAATCTTGCCTCTAATGGAAGATGGTAAAGGTGGAGTTCTTGTGAAAGGTTTAGAAGAGGAGATTGTAATGAATGCTAATGAAATATTCACGTTACTTGAAAGGGGTTCTGCCAAACGTCGTACTGCAGAGACTCTATTAAATAAACAATCAAGGTTATTTTTCTTCTCTAACCTATGCGCATTTCTGATAAGTTGATAACTCATGATCCTTACTGGTACACTCTGTATATTATTGTGTTTTTGCTTTCAGTCGGTCACATTCCCTCTTTTCAATTACAATACACATTAAAGAGTCGACCCCAGAGGGTGAAGAACTTATCAAATGTGGGAAGCTGAATCTGGTTGATTTAGCTGGGTCAGAAAATATTTCTCGTTCAGGTGCAAGGGAGgtaatttttaaaactaaaatttgtttGCTATTATTTAACTTTCTATCTACAAGTAACTGAGAAGCGTAGTTTTTTGGTATCATTTGTGGTTTAGTTTgtaacattattaatttttaggGCCGTGCAAGAGAAGCGGGTGAAATCAACAAAAGTTTACTTACTTTGGGACGAGTAATAAGTGCACTCGTGGAGCATCTGGGACATGTTCCTTACAGGTTATGATCAATCTTATCATGTTTTaacattctttcttttttgtcatTAGTGTTCTTCAACTTGCTAAAGTTTAATCTgatttttttgaattatttatatttggttACCTCCTCATGTCTGGCATTTTTTGAATGCCTAATTTCTCAACTTTGTTTAAAAATGTTCCAGGGATAGTAAACTGACTCGTTTACTTCGTGACTCATTGGGTGGAAGGACTAAAACATGTATCATTGCCACAGTATCACCAGCTGTCCACTGTCTTGAAGAGACCTTGAGCACATTAGATTATGCCCACAGGGCAAAGAATATAAAGAATAAGCCAGAGGTATAGCCACCGTCTTTACATTAATTGGGCAATTCTTCTCCTTGTTAATATCTGCTAAATCACTTCATTTATACTAATTTGTTTAAGTAATTGCTTTATGTTTCATAGATGTATAGTgaaattttatacatatttttctttgtcACGTTTTTATTATTAAGTGGTGATCTAATTGGTCTTCATATATAACCAGGATAGATTTCACAGTTTTCTACTTTGCGATGATGTTGTCCTGTGTTGCTGGTTAAAATGTTCATGCAATCTGCTTAAGCTTCATAACTTACTTTCTTGCGTTTTGGTGGTTTTATTGGTCAATCATGCTCATTTGTTTTTAGATCGGATGACTCTATTTTTCTTCTGTCTATAGGtaaatcaaaagatgatgaaAACAACTCTAATCAAGGATCTGTATTCTGAAATTGATAGACTCAAAGCTGGTAAATAGTAGCTTTGTTTGATTATGCCTTCTAATTTCAATTCAAGAGTTAGATTAAAACAATTCCCCTCTAAGTCTCAAATGAtaactcttttttctttttcttccagAGATAAATGCCTCCCGTGAGAAAAGTGGTGTATATCTGCCAAAAGAGCGATATTACCAAGAGGAAATGGAAAGGAAGGTACTTGTACTTTTTGCTTTTACGTTATCATTTGgtcacataatgtttttatcATCACATATTGCCTTGTAACAATTTTATATCATTGAACTGTTATCAGTTTGTGTTCTAATAATTATACGAGCACTTTTTTGGGGTTCCCATCTCATGCGCTGATCCTAATGATGCTGTTTTTTGTGAAGTCAATGGCAGAAGAAATTATACGAATGGAACATCAGATTGAAAATCAGCAAAAGGTATAACGTTCCTCTGTTTCTAAGTTGATGTTGCAAACTTTTTCTCACTTACCCACTTATCCACAGAAATTTGAGGAATTGCAAACTCAATTTAATGCCCGTGTAGAAGAGTGTTCTGATTTAAGCAACAAACTTGGAATGACACAGGTATATCAAAACCTGTGATTTACTGCATGTTgtgttattttttaataataatatttttattaaataacattttatttctctCTGTTTTCTGCTATATCTTTTTCCTAAACACAGAACAATCTGAACCAAACCACTAAGATGTTGGTTGATACTGAGGAAACACTGAAAAAGTGTCAATATGCTCTCAAGGAGCGGGAGTTTGTCATATTAGAGCAAAAAAAAGCGGGTTCGTatttcttaacttttttttttatttgtcataTTGTTGTTACTTCACACATTAACAGATAATTGTTACAGAAAATGCATTGGCTCATCAAGCATGTGTTCTCCGATCCGACTTAGAGAAATCTCTTCAGGACAATGCATCTTTGTTTATGAAGATTGGTATTTATTCTTTCTTATAATCTTATCTAGACGCATAAATGcttatatatgtacaaattgCATAGACACATATTTCATTTATAGGCTCATGTGAACTACCATCTTCTCATTTTTATGCAGCAAGAGAGGATAAACTGAATGCTGGTAATAGGTCAGTTGTAAATAAGTTTGAATCTGAGCTGGCACAAGATGTTGGTTCTCTTTGCAACATGGTGGCTGCTTCTGTGTCTGAGCAAAATGAACAACTTCAGTGCattgaaaagttttgtgacTCATTCATTATCATTAATGACAAGGTACTGCTTGCTTTTTGCCACTGGATGTATAAAATGCTTTACGCACTagttatttatatgattttatgtTACAGGCCATCACTGACTTGAAGAAAAAAGTATCCGCATCAAGAAACTTGTATGTTTCTCACATTGAGGACATGGAAAATGTTGTACGTTTGCACAAGGCAAGTGCTAATGGAAGTCTAGAAGAAATATTTGTCAAAGCTTCTTCCAATGCTCATTGCGTTGAAACAGTAAGATTAAATACTTATGTGGCCGAAGAAATATTTGTCAAAGCTTCTGcatttcttttttatacttCTAGTTAGTACATAACTTGATTGTAACTTTATTATAGCTATTGGCCGAAGAAGCTGCAAAAGGACAATCTATATTCGATGAGCTCCAGGGCACTTTATCAAAACAGCAAGGAGAGATTGCTGTTTTTGCTAGAGACCTTCGAAAGGTTACCATTTATCTATTCACACGAAAAGTTTAAATGTTGGTAGGGTCTATTTCTGTTTTTGTGTTGTTTAATGGTATATGACGTTTAATTTTTCAGAGATTCGATGCCAGCATACATCATACGACAAATATATCAGAGTTCATTAATGGTATATTTGATAAGCTGATGGAAGTATCTAAAGAGTTAGGAAGTCATACAAATCAAGTTGACGAGACACAAACGAAAAATATTGATGAATTTCAGAAGGCATATGAGGtacatttaaaaatacattatataccctccatttaccctttttaatTAGTATGAAATAACAACTGATGAATAACCTTTCAAAAAATCTGCTTACTTTCAGGAACAATCAAGATCTGATGCACAGAAGCTTATTGCTGATGTCACGAGTTTAGTCTCAAGTCATATTAGCCGACAAAAAGAGATGGTGGATGCACGTTTAGCTGGTATAAGGGAAACTGCAGCTGGAAACAAGACAAAGTTGGATGGGCATGTTTCTTCAATTGTGGGAATCACATCAGATGCAAAAAGAAAATGGCAGGAGTTTTctttacaagcagaagatgatGCAAAAGACAATTCTGACTTTTCTGCTGCTAAACACTGCCGAGTTGAGTTATTGCTACAAAAATGGTAAGCGGGAAATCTCTTGCACTTTTCTCATCTTTGATGTTAACTAGAAGAGCTTTATTTATTGATGGTTcttttttgcaattttttttatcttcagtGTTGATACTACTGAAATAGCAAAAACTCATTCCAGAAAGACACATGAGTTCGTGAATGACATGGGTAAAACTCATGTCTCAGAAATGGAGAAGCTTGTCAGGCGAGTTATTTGCAATTCTCTAATCCCTCTCATTATGAATTTTGCAACTGATAgttaattaatctttttttttttttactttttaacaaaGGTATATTTTAAATGCATTCCCAAGTTTAAATGTTTATTACTGTTCAAACTCTGCAGAGGTGCTTCTGAGAGCAATGAGCTTCATGATGCCGAGGTCCGTTTTGCTAGGGAAACTGCTGAAGTGGACATGTTAAAGAATTGTGAGGACATCATTAAGCATATGGAAGGTAAGTCTCCAGTTGTAATATGCTTTCTTTTGCAGGAGATAATAAATACTGCAGTTTTGTCAAAACTTCCAAAAATGTCTATCAACAATACAGTTTTATGCATGATCGTAGGTACATCAGAAGAAGAGCGAGAGGCTATCAATGGAATTTTAGAATTCACAAAAGCACAATCATTGATTATTGAGAACTTACGAGATGATCACACTACCAAATCTGGTGCAATAGAGCAGAAGACTCGTGATACATTCCAGCAGAAATATATGGTAGGCTGATAATCTATGAATCTTTAGGGGTCATATTCACTAAATGATACCTTGTGATACTGAGATGTTATTTTGTATGCGCAGGATTACAAACCGTCCGGAACAACTCCTGTAAGATGTGACACAGATGTTCCAACTAAGATAACTATTGAGTCGCTTCGTGCGATGCCAATGGAAACCCTGATGGAAGAATTCAGAGAAAATCATCCATTGGAATCTTCGGAAGTAAAGGATGCCAAGATTTCACCTTCTCAACGCTCCCCTCTTACCGAAATCAACTAAACTACATGATGAGTTGATTAATATTTGCGACCCATTTGTACTGTTactttgtatatttttaaacacGAGGAGATAGGTGATAGATGGATCAATTCACATAATCCCTTCTTGGGATTTGATGTTTTTCTGTTGACCAATGCCGTAGAGATGGTTTCTTTGTGTAATTTGTTTGCTCTGTTTCCTGTTAAGATTCCTATATATTCTGGTGTTCTATTCTATCAATCATCTTTGTTTTGAGCATTTTCTGTCCTCTACTATAAGACCATTTGTAACTATTCACCCTTTCACCTACTTtcttttttacactttttttgtcaCTTCAACATCCCCTTCTCATTTACTTTTCCCTTAACAATTAACCTGTCatttagtttacacttttatttaattaaaaacaatatacctaaacaaaatagaacaaaataacacaaataatataaataaattaaaatggaCCCACGTCTCATCTTTTACTTAGACCATCTTTAACCTACCACGCTAAAGTTCAGTTTATTGGTACCACGTCAGCAACACACTGAGTCACCACATTGAATTACTTTCACCATTAACCCCCACACTGAAATATCAGTTTATTAGTACcgtatcattatttatttaataataaatcatatgatattaaaatcaaatatattaataaaatgaattacttAAAGAAACTAAAACATTAGATTaacattattttcaaaaagctGATTTTAAACTCAGAACTACGAGTAAATTAAGAAAACTTTAAACTTCAAGAAAATAattgaaattaataataaaataatattatccCAACCCCCCACTCCTCCATAAAATCATTTACtctgtattatatatttttttgtcttCGTCTTCTTCACAGACAGTTGCATATACACACGATCACAAACTCATAATACACATACATAAATCAATGAATATCAGCGCGGCGGCCACCAATTCGGGATAATACGCCGATGAAAACGCCGGAGGCATTAACGGGCCGCGCCGGAAAACTCAGCGTGTTCGACTGAAAACGTTAGGAATAAGTGTTGCGTTAAAGATGGTCTTAGGCTAAACTAAACATTCACCTATTTCCTATTCACCTTCTCCAATCACCTATAGAGCTGAACAATTTACCTATCCATTATATCTTTTCACCTATAGTATTCACCTTCCCTTTAAGAATGGTCTAAGTTCTCATTGACCACGTTCCATTGAGCGTTTAGGTCAATGAAAGTTCATAGTCTAACTAACCAAGTTGTTAACCTGATCATAATCTTTTTAGACTaatgaaaaaagttattttgtaaattatttaatcttaacatttaaattatatatataacaatccgaATTCTAACTACTACAGTGTCGGCTCGGTTGGCTTAGTTAGATTGCCTTTGGCTTAGTCGGAGTTAGATTGCCTTTGGCTTAGTCGGCTAAAGTGGTTCTTTTATCCAATGAAATTTCGCCACCTTCAATCTTTTATTATGAGATGTCCTGACCTTTTTcactctttttattttcatagtTTCTTGTGCGTCCTGCCAATAACTCTTTTGGGAATTAATTTCATATTCCTTTGTGTTATAATATAAGTGAAGAAAATGGAAGTAACAATTTTTTTCTCCTTGTTGCTCCTGCTTCAGCAAACCACACATACATATGAACACAAATATAGATACATAACAAACTGACAATGGATTAATACATATTCTAGAATGGAAATCGGTGCCACTCACATATGTTAGTGTAGTAACTCGAACCGGTACAGTAGCAACTCAGTATTAACATCAAATCTATGTCTATACAAATCCATCAAAAAAGCATATATCAAATTTGAAAACGAATCACCGAGATGAATCATCGCCGGGAACAGCTCCCGCCA
Coding sequences within:
- the LOC122593022 gene encoding kinesin-like protein KIN-5C, whose product is MSGRHDKGVNVQVLLRCRPFSNEEVKNNAPQVVTCNEFQREVAVSQAIAGKQIDRVFTFDKVFGPTAQQKDLYEQAVIPIVNEVLEGFNCTIFAYGQTGTGKTYTMEGECKRAKSGPNGELPSEAGVIPRSVKQIFDTLEGQNAEYSVKVTFLELYNEEITDLLAPEEISKIGIEDKQKKILPLMEDGKGGVLVKGLEEEIVMNANEIFTLLERGSAKRRTAETLLNKQSSRSHSLFSITIHIKESTPEGEELIKCGKLNLVDLAGSENISRSGAREGRAREAGEINKSLLTLGRVISALVEHLGHVPYRDSKLTRLLRDSLGGRTKTCIIATVSPAVHCLEETLSTLDYAHRAKNIKNKPEVNQKMMKTTLIKDLYSEIDRLKAEINASREKSGVYLPKERYYQEEMERKSMAEEIIRMEHQIENQQKKFEELQTQFNARVEECSDLSNKLGMTQNNLNQTTKMLVDTEETLKKCQYALKEREFVILEQKKAENALAHQACVLRSDLEKSLQDNASLFMKIAREDKLNAGNRSVVNKFESELAQDVGSLCNMVAASVSEQNEQLQCIEKFCDSFIIINDKAITDLKKKVSASRNLYVSHIEDMENVVRLHKASANGSLEEIFVKASSNAHCVETLLAEEAAKGQSIFDELQGTLSKQQGEIAVFARDLRKRFDASIHHTTNISEFINGIFDKLMEVSKELGSHTNQVDETQTKNIDEFQKAYEEQSRSDAQKLIADVTSLVSSHISRQKEMVDARLAGIRETAAGNKTKLDGHVSSIVGITSDAKRKWQEFSLQAEDDAKDNSDFSAAKHCRVELLLQKCVDTTEIAKTHSRKTHEFVNDMGKTHVSEMEKLVRGASESNELHDAEVRFARETAEVDMLKNCEDIIKHMEGTSEEEREAINGILEFTKAQSLIIENLRDDHTTKSGAIEQKTRDTFQQKYMDYKPSGTTPVRCDTDVPTKITIESLRAMPMETLMEEFRENHPLESSEVKDAKISPSQRSPLTEIN
- the LOC122590447 gene encoding auxin-induced protein 15A-like, whose protein sequence is MLGKKIGSFKNLAKKAKVRGDDEASQCERLLLKDDVEEDVGSPSCKTPTGCFTVYIGEERRRFVIPMGYLSHPLFKMLLEKSSEEFGFGQKYGLVVPCSVNAFQEVVSVVESCNGKCDLSHLVEEFI